From one Luteipulveratus mongoliensis genomic stretch:
- a CDS encoding DUF3068 domain-containing protein, which yields MKRTLYVLPALLGAFFLTVGLLVQLWATPHLKRTPLDIDSTTLLAGSAKLFDGASVKTFPVKATSITKTDADRSTDDVVVFHDGFCLVKNVGTIGQCVSAKDPQGRLVSAGQSIYAADRVSAKGVNDPAFVRNGLTARTGLLNKWPFDAKKKAYPVWDDQLGTTTPAKYTGTEDVRGLKTYRYTLSVKDVKSEVLEKTPGLYSTQKTYWVDPVSGSIVKVDQSETRTTLDGQLLADIKIQQTPDSVATAVGDAKADKRNLTMLRFLPVIAYIGAGAMAVMALGLWLRRRTPADPGAHVATSTESVDPTLVALDRSGHPV from the coding sequence TTGAAACGCACCCTCTATGTGCTCCCAGCCCTGCTGGGCGCCTTCTTCCTGACGGTGGGGCTGCTCGTGCAGCTCTGGGCGACCCCGCACCTCAAGCGCACACCGCTCGACATCGACTCCACGACGCTGCTGGCTGGTTCAGCGAAGCTCTTCGACGGCGCGTCCGTGAAGACCTTTCCGGTCAAGGCGACCAGCATCACCAAGACCGACGCCGACCGATCCACAGACGATGTCGTCGTCTTCCACGACGGCTTCTGTCTCGTGAAGAACGTCGGCACGATCGGCCAGTGCGTCTCGGCCAAGGACCCGCAGGGTCGGCTTGTCAGCGCCGGGCAGTCCATCTACGCAGCCGATCGGGTGAGCGCGAAAGGCGTCAACGACCCAGCATTCGTCCGCAATGGCCTGACCGCCCGAACCGGGCTGCTCAACAAGTGGCCGTTCGATGCCAAGAAGAAGGCCTACCCCGTCTGGGATGACCAGCTGGGCACCACGACCCCAGCGAAGTACACCGGGACCGAGGACGTCCGCGGCCTGAAGACGTACCGCTACACGTTGTCGGTCAAGGACGTGAAGTCCGAGGTTTTGGAGAAGACCCCGGGTCTCTACTCGACCCAGAAGACCTACTGGGTCGACCCGGTCTCCGGATCGATCGTCAAGGTCGACCAGTCCGAGACCCGCACCACGCTCGACGGTCAGCTGCTCGCCGACATCAAGATCCAGCAGACCCCCGACTCGGTGGCGACGGCTGTCGGTGACGCCAAAGCCGACAAGCGCAATCTCACCATGCTGCGATTCCTGCCTGTCATCGCTTACATCGGTGCGGGTGCGATGGCCGTCATGGCGCTGGGCCTCTGGCTGCGCAGGCGGACGCCGGCCGACCCGGGCGCCCATGTCGCCACGTCAACCGAGTCGGTCGACCCGACGCTGGTGGCTCTGGATCGCTCTGGGCATCCGGTCTGA